Part of the Enterobacter pseudoroggenkampii genome, CTGTCCGGCGAAAGACAGGCAGGATCCGGAGATTAAAGCCATCAATATGATGTCGCGTCTGGAGCACGTTGAAGAGGAGAAGGTCAATTATGACTTCTTCCTGAATCTGCCGGAAATCGATCGTAGCAAACTGGAACGCATTGATATTCGTACGTCACAGCTGATTACGCCGCTGTTTGAGTATTCCGGAGCCTGTTCCGGCTGTGGTGAGACGCCGTATATCAAGCTGCTTACCCAGCTGTACGGTGACCGCATGCTGATTGCCAACGCTACTGGCTGTTCGTCTATCTATGGCGGTAACCTGCCCTCCACACCGTACACTACTGACGCCAACGGTCGCGGTCCCGCGTGGGCAAACTCGCTGTTCGAGGATAACGCCGAATTCGGCCTGGGCTTCCGCCTGACCGTTGACCAGCACCGCGCACGCGTGATGCGCCTGCTGGAACAGTTTGCCGGGCAGCTCCCTGCTGAGCTTAATGACGCGCTTCACGCGGACGCGACGCCTGAAGAACGGCGTGAGCAGGTTGCTGAGCTGCGTCGCGCGCTTCAGGGCGTGGCGGGCGCTGAACAGCTGCTGACCGACGCTGACGCCCTGGTCGAAAAATCGATCTGGCTGATTGGTGGTGACGGCTGGGCTTACGATATCGGCTTTGGTGGGCTGGATCACGTGTTGAGCCTGACTGAAAACGTCAATATCCTGGTTCTGGATACACAGTGTTATTCCAATACCGGTGGCCAGGCGTCGAAAGCCACACCGTTAGGCGCTGTGACGAAATTCGGTGAACACGGTAAACGCAAGGCGCGCAAAGATCTCGGTGTGAGCATGATGATGTACGGTCACGTTTACGTCGCGCAAATCTCGCTGGGTGCCCAGCTTAACCAGACGGTAAAAGCCATCCAGGAAGCGGAAGCGTATCCTGGCCCGTCGCTGATCATTGCCTACAGCCCGTGTGAAGAACACGGCTACGATCTGGCACTCAGCCACGACCAGATGCGTCAGCTGACCGCGACCGGCTTCTGGCCGCTGTACCGGTTCGACCCGCGCCGTGCGGACGAGGGTAAGTTACCGCTGGCGCTGGATTCACGTCCGCCGTCAGATGCCCTGGCCGAGACGTTGATGCAGGAACAACGCTTCCGTCGCCTTAACGCGCAGCAGCCGGAAGTGGCCGAACAGCTCTGGAAAGACGCCGCGGCCGATCTGCAAAAACGTTATGATTTCCTGGCGCAGCTGGCGGGTAAAGCCGAAAAATCGACCAGCGACTAGTTTCTCAGCCCGGCGTGTCCGGGCTTTTTTTTGCCATAAAAAAACCCGGTGTATTCACACCGGGCGAATCCAGATAATCAATAAATATCTATTTAGCTTCCTAAATATTATTCACGCGAATTATGGATAAATAATCTTAAAGGCATATAACGCTGCCAAGAATAGCTTAATTAACGCCTGATTAATAATTTTAATTTATTATGTTTTGCATTAAAACATTCATCAAACAGATGACTATTACCATTGATTTATTCGGTTTAGATTTTACTTAGTTCGTAACAATTATAATTTATTACTCTTACTCAGGAGTGATTTAGCATGAGACAACTTTCTCATTCAGGAAGTTCAACAGGTAATTAAATAAAAACAACTGCAAAGGAATATCACAATGCAAAGAAAAGTACTGGCCCTGATGATTCCGGCTCTGTTAATGGCTGGCGCAACTCATGCAGCAGAGATTTATAATAAAGACGGCAACAAATTAGATCTGTACGGAAAAGTAGATGGTCTGCACTATTTCTCCGATGATAAAGGCGCTGACGGGGATCAAACCTATATGCGTCTGGGCTTCAAAGGCGAAACCCAGATCAACGACATGATGACCGGCTACGCACAGTGGGAATACAACATTCAGGCCAATAACACCGAAGGGTCTGATAACCAGTCCTGGACGCGTCTGGCCTTCGCTGGTGTGAAGGTGGGCGACTACGGTTCCTTTGATTACGGTCGTAACTATGGCGTGCTGTACGACGTTGAAGGCTGGACCGATATGTTGCCTGAGTTCGGCGGTGACTCCTACACTAAAGCCGACAACTTCATGACCGGCCGTGCCAACGGCGTGGCCACCTACCGTAACACCGATTTCTATGGTCTGGTGCAGGGTCTGAATTTTGCGCTGCAGTATCAGGGCAAAAATGAAGACGCCAGCAACAATCAGGAAGGTACCAACAACGGTCGCGACACGCGTCACGAGAACGGCGACGGCTTCGGTATCTCTACTACCTATGACTTCGGCATGGGCATTACTGCGGGTGCAGCCTACACCTCTTCTGACCGTACCAACGAGCAGGTGATGCATACCACAGCGGGCGGCGACAAAGCGGATGCATGGACTGCGGGCCTGAAATATGACGCCAATAACATCTATCTGGCGGCAATGTATTCTGAAACCCGCAATATGACGCCGTACGGTGATAACATCGACGCCGTGGCGAACAAAACCCAGAACTTCGAAGTGACCGCGCAGTACCAGTTCGACTTCGGCCTGCGTCCGACCCTTTCATACCTCCAGTCTAAAGGTAAGGATCTGGGCAACGGTCAGGGCGATCAGGATCTGGTTAAATACGCTGACGTAGGCGCGACCTACTACTTCAATAAAAACATGTCCACCTACGTTGATTACAAAATTAACCTGCTGGATGAAGATGACAGCTTCTACAAAAACAACGGCATCGGCACGGATGATGTCGTCGCGTTAGGTCTGGTTTACCAGTTCTGATTGCCAGAGCCCGCATTATGATGCGGGCTCGATTTTTTTGAAGTCCGTCACAAAAGACAGTTTCAGAAAGGGATTGGTTGAGGGTAAGTTGAAAGAAAGCTGGTTAAACTCAGGTGATAGCCCTTTCGTCACTAAGGATAACAGCGTTGTTTAGTCGTGTATCCCTTGCCGTTCTTACCCTTTTAGCCGCGCTGTGGATGGCGTTAATTTTCGATTTTGCTGATGTTGTCGGGCATCTCGGCGCACTGTTAAACCATCTGGATGGCGGTTAACTGTGTTCCGTAAACAAAAAGCCACCAGCAGTGCCGGTGGCGGATAAACGCACAGGTCGCGTTATTTTTTCACCGGTTGAGGCTTTTTATCCCCTGATTCAGGTGCCTCTCGCGGATCGTCTTTTTCAACACAGAGCATAGTCTCTCCTGTTTCAGATAACCACCCTCCACTATAGCCAGGCTGATTAAAGAATGGCCAGGCGGCAATTACGCCTCAACTGTCCCTTTCTTGCGAAAAGAGAGATAGCCAAACACCCCGCTGTCTCCATCCGAGGGATGGTTTACCCCGTCCATTACCTTCACCTCAGAGAAATCGAACGGTGAGACGTTTTCAAAGCAGGCAACATTCACGCCGTATTCGTTTGGATTGGAACGCCGCTGATGGAACGTGTATATCCCGCACACCGAGCAGAAGAAATGCCGTGCCGTTCCCGTGTTAAAACGGTACTCCGTGAGCTTATCCTCACCTTTCGTCACGGTAATCCCTGACAGCGGCGCAGAGACGACGACCGCACCCCGCATGCGACAAAAGGAACAGCTGCAGCGCCGAGCGGTGTTCAGGCCATCGGTAAGCTCAACGGTGAATGCCACCACGCCGCAATGGCACTTCGCATTACGTCTTTCAGCCATAGGCTATACCCCTTTTCTCACCAGCTCGGCGGCTTTCACGAAAACCTCGTCTTCTACACCATCGCCTTTTTGCCTGCCCAGCCTGACCAGCTCATCGACAATACTGTTGCGATGGATCGGTTTCTGCGCTGAAACCAGCCCAATGACGGCGGCCCCAATCGCCAGCCCCACTAATCCGGTTTGTTCATCTTTGTTTTTCATATTCATGCTCCTGGTACAAGAGACAAGCGTAGCAGGAATACGGTAAAACGGAATGCCGGGCACATGCTCTGTGAATATTATTTAAACAGCTCAGGCAGGTACGACTTCTAAAATCGACAGATACGAACGGGTGTCTATTATTTTGTTCAACTTCAGATTGGTCTGTTCAAACAAGGCCTGATACTCAGACTCTGTTCGTGCCCGCCCTCCATCAAAACTTGTTAACAGAAGAAGGTCAATTTCAAATCGTCCCTGTTCATTATTTTCTTTTTTAATAAGCGGCTCAAAAATTAATAGCCGGGAGTTTTCTTTCATAGCCTTTCTGCAGCATTGAAGTATCTGAATGGCCTTCTCATCAGGCCAGTCCATCAAAATATATTTAAGCAAGTAAATGTCCGCTACAGGACAGGCTTCAAAAAAGCTACCCTCAACGGTCTTCCATCGACGATTATCCTTTAACAGGTGCAGTCGATTCCGCTCAAGCACGTCTTTTTGATCGAAGAGGATCCCCGTTAAGGTCGGATTTCGACGTAAAACGGCCAACAATAAGTTACCCAGCCCACCGGCAATATCGGCAACGACAGCGTTTTGAGGGAACGAATAGCT contains:
- the ompC gene encoding porin OmpC; the encoded protein is MQRKVLALMIPALLMAGATHAAEIYNKDGNKLDLYGKVDGLHYFSDDKGADGDQTYMRLGFKGETQINDMMTGYAQWEYNIQANNTEGSDNQSWTRLAFAGVKVGDYGSFDYGRNYGVLYDVEGWTDMLPEFGGDSYTKADNFMTGRANGVATYRNTDFYGLVQGLNFALQYQGKNEDASNNQEGTNNGRDTRHENGDGFGISTTYDFGMGITAGAAYTSSDRTNEQVMHTTAGGDKADAWTAGLKYDANNIYLAAMYSETRNMTPYGDNIDAVANKTQNFEVTAQYQFDFGLRPTLSYLQSKGKDLGNGQGDQDLVKYADVGATYYFNKNMSTYVDYKINLLDEDDSFYKNNGIGTDDVVALGLVYQF
- a CDS encoding GFA family protein, whose protein sequence is MAERRNAKCHCGVVAFTVELTDGLNTARRCSCSFCRMRGAVVVSAPLSGITVTKGEDKLTEYRFNTGTARHFFCSVCGIYTFHQRRSNPNEYGVNVACFENVSPFDFSEVKVMDGVNHPSDGDSGVFGYLSFRKKGTVEA
- a CDS encoding methyltransferase, translated to MSQRNSLDLLSRKEGMCLLEQSMGFVWQAALRAVAVLGVADRLVEGKKSVTQLAEELSVDGDYLHRIMRLLSSRGVFNELSEAEYSLSHSAQFLCSEHEFSLRAAVLMLTDPTFWQPAAKMDEILQGKPVFNDLFGKPFYDYWQHDDTMTDSNIFHAGMASMSSVENEVIADSYSFPQNAVVADIAGGLGNLLLAVLRRNPTLTGILFDQKDVLERNRLHLLKDNRRWKTVEGSFFEACPVADIYLLKYILMDWPDEKAIQILQCCRKAMKENSRLLIFEPLIKKENNEQGRFEIDLLLLTSFDGGRARTESEYQALFEQTNLKLNKIIDTRSYLSILEVVPA